Proteins from a genomic interval of Oncorhynchus nerka isolate Pitt River linkage group LG13, Oner_Uvic_2.0, whole genome shotgun sequence:
- the LOC135574635 gene encoding uncharacterized protein DDB_G0271670-like yields MLSSWRNSNSSSSSNSISFSSNSNSNSSSNSISSSSNSNSSSNSNSSSNSNSISSSSNSSSIRNSSSSSNSSSSNSNSISSSNSNSSSNSNSNSSSSNSNSSSSNSSNSNSNSSSSSNSNSSSNSSNSNSNSSSNSNSSSNSSNSNSSSNSSNSNSISSSSSNSNSNSSSSSNSNSSSNSSNSNSNSSSNSSNSNSSSNSSNSNSNSSSNSNSSRSNSNSSSNSNSNSSSNSNSSSSNSNSNSSSNSSNSNSNSSSSNSNSNSSSNSSNSNSNSSSNSNSSSSNSNSSSNSSSIRNSSSSNSSSSNSNSNSSSIRNSSSSNSNSSSSNSNINSSSNSSSIRNSSSSNSNSNSISSSSNSNSISSSNSSSNSNSSSSNSISSSNSNSSSNSSSSSSNSNSSSSSSSSNSSSNSNSSSSSSSSSNSSSNSNSSSNSNSSSSNSNSSNSNSSSSNSNSNNSSSNSNSNNNSSYSNSSSNSNSSSNSNSDSNSSSNSNSSSNSSSNSNSSSNSYSNSNSSSNSNSSSNSSSNSNSSNSNSNSSNSNSNSSNSNSSKSNSSSNSNSDIDSNSNSSNSSKSNSSNSNSNSSNSSKSNSSNSNSSNSNSNSSNSSKSNSSNSNSNSNSSSNSNSDIGCNSTSSSCI; encoded by the exons ATGCTGTCATCGTGGC gtaacagtaacagtagcagtagtagtaacagtatcagttttagtagtaacagtaacagtaacagtagtagtaacagtatcagtagtagtagtaacagtaacagtagtagtaacagtaacagtagtagtaacagtaacagtatcagtagtagtagtaacagtagtagtatcaggaacagtagtagtagtagtaacagtagtagtagtaacagtaacagtatcagtagtagtaacagtaacagtagtagtaacagtaacagtaacagtagtagtagtaacagtaacagtagtagtagtaacagtagtaacagtaacagtaacagtagtagtagtagtaacagtaacagtagtagtaacagtagtaacagtaacagtaacagtagtagtaacagtaacagtagtagtaacagtagtaacagtaacagtagtagtaacagtagtaacagtaacagtatcagtagtagtagtagtaacagtaacagtaacagtagtagtagtagtaacagtaacagtagtagtaacagtagtaacagtaacagtaacagtagtagtaacagtagtaacagtaacagtagtagtaacagtagtaacagtaacagtaacagtagtagtaacagtaacagtagtcgtagtaacagtaacagtagtagtaacagtaacagtaacagtagtagtaacagtaacagtagtagtagtaacagtaacagtaacagtagtagtaacagtagtaacagtaacagtaacagtagtagtagtaacagtaacagtaacagtagtagtaacagtagtaacagtaacagtaacagtagtagtaacagtaacagtagtagtagtaacagtaacagtagtagtaacagtagtagtatcaggaacagtagtagtagtaacagtagtagtagtaacagtaacagtaacagtagtagtatcaggaacagtagtagtagtaacagtaacagtagtagtagtaacagtaacattaacagtagtagtaacagtagtagtatcaggaacagtagtagtagtaacagtaacagtaacagtatcagtagtagtagtaacagtaacagtatcagtagtagtaacagtagtagtaacagtaacagtagtagtagtaacagtatcagtagtagtaacagtaacagtagtagtaacagtagtagtagtagtagtaacagtaacagtagtagtagtagtagtagtagtaacagtagtagtaacagtaacagtagtagtagtagtagtagtagtagtaacagtagtagtaacagtaacagtagtagtaacagtaacagtagtagtagtaacagtaacagtagtaacagtaacagtagtagtagtaacagtaacagtaacaatagtagtagtaacagtaacagtaacaataacagtagttacagtaacagtagtagtaacagtaacagtagtagtaacagtaacagtgacagtaacagtagtagtaacagtaacagtagtagtaacagtagtagtaacagtaacagtagtagtaacagttacagtaacagtaacagtagtagtaacagtaacagtagtagtaacagtagtagtaacagtaacagtagtaacagtaacagtaacagtagtaacagtaacagtaacagtagtaacagtaacagtagtaagagtaatagtagcagcaacagtaacagtgacattgacagtaacagtaacagtagtaacagtagtaagagtaacagtagtaacagtaacagtaacagtagtaacagtagtaagagtaacagtagtaacagtaacagtagtaacagtaacagtaacagtagtaacagtagtaagagtaacagtagtaacagtaacagtaacagtaatagtagcagtaacagtaacagtgacattggctgtaacagtaccagtagtagctgcatttga